Proteins encoded within one genomic window of Citricoccus muralis:
- a CDS encoding DEAD/DEAH box helicase family protein, whose product MNANIAALEVLKRVRDEQRYATPSEQATLSGWSSWGALPEVFDPLDERVTEEDRDHVRRLLGEQGWAQARATTLNAHYTDPAHAQAMWRALQRAGFEQGQVLEPGSGSGEFIGQAPAGAQMTGVELDETTARISALLYPSAEVHAAGFESVQLPESGFHATVGNVPFGNFSVADRAFNAQNHAIHNYFIVKSLRMTAPGGYVAVMTSAWTMDSSRTTARREMARYGDLVGAVRLPSGAMRDSAGTDVTADVLVFRRREPDAEIDQDAITAWVEPGSVTITDRDGEAHQVGFSRYFSEHPENVLGEVRADTGPWGITYEVRSEDLSVVGDQLEARLADVVDRAGQNGLAYAPVGAGVVHQPGLRFPLEAEADVGHVRFNPESNGFERYGAGMQWEPVKVPRARAAESQALLRVRDLAVATMSAQSDGHGAEASQQARDDLREAWQRYVDQYGPINRSDEVWKTPTAAAQRARVRESEEEWRASLPEDGDLDPRETPVPEELARRWEQEAAQRVFHSRRQPHLVFLAGDPKLGLLRACESFDEQEQSAEPAALLVRDVIEYRPRPETADRVQDAIAISLEESRTVNPDRVAGLLGVDEETALQRMAGYVYRDPETDVLVPAQTYLAGDVRGKLDQAREEAALDDQYRANVVALEAVVPDEVDIRDVVVNPGVQWVPHEVYTDFVRDTFEVACDVKWNRVNEQWEVDSPKGGFNEHVRFQWGTSKRTPANLLAAAMNYRAVVVRYKDSHGVSHKDEKATTAAREKVEAIRKRFNEWVTEDPARAEVLQDRYNRAFNAHVAPNYASAGEGLSLPGLAESRTPYAYQRSAVARVVNEPAVLLDHVVGAGKTGTMVMSAMELRRTGIAHKPAMVVPNHLVEQISREFVEWYPGANVLAVPTGLENPERQAWMAMAAAGDWDAVILPQTVFERVQIDPGKQAEWLRERIDEIEAMGASADDDRLSVKRIEAAKKRLETQYAKAQRVSDPGITFEQTGIDYLFVDEAHHFKNLARTSDLAELSCAGSRRAMDLDFKLRALREQKILSAQRAGMMSSTYQPSVATFATGTPVSNNMAEMWVMQHYLRPDLLAATSTDTVTAWGQQFTTSETTLKPKITGDGFDQVTRIGRYVNVPELMRLNGAFTDTVLRDQLEVSLPSVATGDRILLRREPSEQVLDYIGELSERIENLSGPPEKGGDNMLAITGDGRKVALDPRLVGLDADADGGRAASVAEQIIDLHERTKHTQYLTETGDLAPTPGGLQIVFCDQSTPRDEWNLYDAIRDQLTQRGMDPETIRFIHDAETDQARQDLFSACREGQVSVLVGSTGKMGTGTNIQQRAVGLHHVDCPWRPADLEQREGRIIRQGNQNETVEIYSYATENTFDVASWDMIARKARFIGQMKRGALAGREMEDAVADLEFSASRAASELSGDPRIEQLAEMQMRIEQLVSLESSWRSERSQTRMQLRTATARVEYLEGFIPQLERLASQIRDTSGDAFRFRTTEGWVLTNREAAGDVVAKALRAEAVRTDQPDFLDPTEPRVVGEVGGIELGTVRHANNVYLVATALPAVRRTWPVPKLVAETPSGRGTTQSVEAFLSRIGEDVAERHTEQTKLQAQIPRTQQALEMGFDHADELARLRTESAELQDEMGMNEDTETGASARVLTGQDIQDKLFLRHGDVRAGDVWAYKKGYYRIGEFTTEDGQKRVLGWPSEEDKPERINDTMVSELMLSADGKLVTREFEQLSEFEQNVMDLDTGHHRHEQHLWGVEKGTRLRFETEDHQIKEGVLEASVIVLDDGTRMTQRDHGRAGTGYMALNVTTPEEQRAEQEEAARRERMRNPRQFSPGEVLEEDIENFGSAGDLVMTGGAMRTGRVAVSPDTGIAREQGGFPGTGEWKTRAPIMLTSDEKKRLFGAEQFTVPAGELRAGDVVVSTEIDSQAKTKEPVTLTDTGFPLGMVDLGYRGASESGSGKKKATTKVTVLDRPRAGCTMAELMELAGHDTTKQTTAHDVFQADEPGQYVVVESIDVRGESVAGIVSGELVGTTTQAARDYSGRQIHLDLLQIRDMQGNEHSVLASPRNTVLATNEPVRFSQFELSPSIGVTRDQEAQRFIPETATVTGENGQHTRTNPSPSPTTEVTKDKDWAVETAIRYGMGAVNSIPEQGSPTLR is encoded by the coding sequence TTGAACGCCAACATCGCGGCGTTAGAAGTTCTGAAGCGGGTGCGGGATGAACAGCGATATGCCACGCCTTCGGAGCAGGCCACGCTGTCAGGGTGGTCATCGTGGGGTGCACTTCCGGAGGTCTTCGACCCGTTGGATGAACGAGTCACTGAGGAAGACCGCGACCATGTGCGCCGTCTTCTAGGTGAGCAGGGGTGGGCACAAGCCCGAGCCACCACCCTGAACGCGCACTACACGGACCCAGCGCACGCGCAAGCAATGTGGCGGGCATTGCAGCGAGCTGGATTCGAACAGGGGCAAGTGTTAGAGCCCGGCTCAGGGTCGGGCGAATTCATCGGGCAAGCACCTGCTGGAGCGCAGATGACTGGCGTCGAGCTGGATGAGACCACGGCCCGGATCAGTGCATTGTTGTACCCTTCGGCTGAGGTTCATGCCGCCGGGTTTGAGTCTGTTCAGCTTCCGGAATCAGGGTTTCATGCCACGGTCGGTAATGTCCCGTTCGGGAATTTCTCGGTGGCCGATAGGGCGTTCAACGCGCAGAACCACGCCATTCATAACTACTTCATCGTCAAGTCGCTGCGCATGACAGCCCCGGGCGGGTACGTGGCGGTGATGACGTCCGCGTGGACGATGGATTCCTCCCGTACGACGGCGCGTCGGGAAATGGCCCGGTACGGGGATCTGGTCGGGGCGGTCCGGTTGCCTTCGGGAGCGATGCGGGACTCGGCGGGCACGGATGTCACCGCGGATGTTCTGGTGTTCCGACGGCGTGAACCGGATGCGGAGATAGACCAGGACGCGATCACCGCGTGGGTGGAGCCTGGATCTGTGACCATCACCGACCGTGACGGTGAAGCGCATCAGGTCGGGTTCAGCCGCTACTTCTCAGAGCATCCAGAGAACGTACTGGGCGAGGTGCGCGCCGATACCGGCCCGTGGGGAATCACTTACGAGGTACGCTCTGAGGATCTAAGCGTGGTGGGAGACCAGCTCGAGGCCCGGTTGGCGGATGTGGTGGATCGTGCCGGGCAGAATGGCCTAGCCTACGCGCCGGTGGGTGCTGGCGTGGTGCACCAGCCGGGGTTGCGCTTCCCGTTGGAGGCGGAAGCCGACGTGGGACATGTGCGGTTCAATCCGGAGAGTAACGGGTTTGAACGCTATGGTGCCGGAATGCAATGGGAACCGGTGAAGGTTCCTCGCGCTCGAGCAGCGGAGTCTCAGGCATTGCTGCGCGTCCGTGATCTGGCGGTAGCCACGATGTCCGCGCAGTCTGATGGTCACGGCGCAGAGGCATCGCAACAGGCGAGAGACGATCTGCGTGAGGCGTGGCAGCGCTACGTTGATCAGTACGGGCCGATCAATCGGTCTGATGAGGTGTGGAAGACCCCTACGGCTGCTGCGCAGCGTGCGCGTGTCCGGGAGTCGGAAGAGGAGTGGCGGGCAAGCCTGCCAGAGGATGGGGACCTCGATCCGAGGGAGACACCGGTGCCTGAAGAGTTGGCTAGGCGATGGGAGCAGGAGGCGGCGCAGCGGGTGTTCCATTCCCGTCGTCAGCCGCACCTCGTGTTTTTGGCGGGCGACCCGAAACTAGGGCTACTGCGCGCTTGTGAATCTTTCGATGAGCAAGAACAGTCGGCGGAACCTGCCGCATTGTTGGTGCGTGATGTCATCGAGTACCGGCCCCGCCCGGAGACCGCGGACAGGGTGCAGGATGCTATCGCAATCAGCCTGGAGGAATCCCGGACGGTAAACCCTGACCGGGTGGCCGGGCTGCTGGGGGTTGACGAGGAGACCGCGCTTCAGCGGATGGCCGGGTACGTGTACCGGGACCCAGAGACCGACGTGTTAGTCCCTGCGCAGACCTATCTGGCCGGGGATGTGCGGGGGAAGCTGGACCAGGCGCGAGAGGAGGCGGCTCTCGATGATCAGTACCGGGCGAATGTGGTGGCGTTGGAAGCGGTAGTCCCCGATGAAGTGGATATTCGCGACGTCGTCGTCAATCCCGGGGTGCAGTGGGTTCCCCACGAGGTCTACACCGATTTTGTGAGGGACACGTTCGAGGTGGCCTGCGATGTGAAGTGGAATCGCGTGAACGAGCAGTGGGAGGTGGATTCCCCGAAGGGTGGGTTCAACGAACACGTGCGTTTCCAGTGGGGCACCTCGAAACGGACCCCGGCGAATCTGCTGGCGGCCGCGATGAACTACCGCGCCGTGGTGGTCCGGTACAAGGACAGTCACGGAGTCTCACACAAGGATGAGAAGGCGACGACTGCTGCCCGGGAGAAGGTCGAAGCCATTCGGAAGCGATTCAACGAGTGGGTCACCGAAGACCCGGCGCGTGCGGAAGTGCTTCAAGACCGATATAACCGGGCGTTCAACGCACACGTGGCCCCGAACTACGCCAGCGCAGGGGAAGGATTGAGCCTGCCCGGGCTGGCCGAGTCGCGGACACCGTATGCGTATCAGCGGTCCGCGGTGGCCAGGGTGGTGAACGAGCCTGCCGTGTTGCTGGATCATGTGGTCGGTGCCGGTAAGACTGGGACCATGGTGATGTCCGCGATGGAGCTGCGCCGGACGGGGATTGCTCATAAGCCGGCCATGGTGGTCCCGAATCATTTGGTGGAACAGATCAGCCGTGAGTTCGTTGAATGGTATCCCGGTGCGAACGTGCTAGCTGTACCGACTGGGTTAGAGAATCCGGAGCGTCAGGCGTGGATGGCTATGGCGGCGGCTGGGGACTGGGACGCTGTGATCTTGCCTCAAACAGTGTTTGAGCGTGTCCAGATTGACCCGGGCAAACAGGCTGAGTGGTTGCGAGAGCGGATTGATGAAATTGAGGCGATGGGTGCCTCGGCCGATGACGACCGGCTCTCGGTGAAGCGCATCGAAGCAGCGAAGAAGCGGTTGGAGACCCAGTACGCGAAAGCACAAAGGGTGTCCGACCCGGGGATCACGTTCGAACAGACAGGAATTGATTACCTGTTCGTCGATGAGGCTCATCATTTCAAGAACCTGGCTCGGACCTCGGATCTAGCGGAGCTATCCTGTGCGGGGTCGAGGCGGGCCATGGACCTGGACTTCAAGCTGCGTGCGTTGCGAGAACAGAAGATCCTGTCTGCCCAGCGTGCCGGGATGATGAGCTCCACCTATCAGCCCTCGGTGGCGACGTTCGCCACCGGGACACCGGTGTCGAACAATATGGCGGAAATGTGGGTGATGCAGCACTATCTGCGCCCGGATTTGTTGGCGGCGACGAGCACCGACACGGTGACGGCCTGGGGGCAGCAGTTCACCACGTCGGAGACCACGTTGAAGCCGAAGATCACTGGGGACGGGTTTGATCAGGTCACTCGGATCGGGCGCTACGTGAACGTGCCCGAGCTGATGCGGCTCAATGGTGCGTTCACGGACACCGTGTTGCGTGATCAACTCGAAGTGAGTCTGCCGAGTGTGGCAACCGGAGACCGAATTCTGTTGCGTCGGGAACCCTCGGAGCAGGTGCTGGACTATATCGGAGAGCTCTCCGAACGGATCGAGAACCTGTCCGGGCCACCTGAGAAGGGCGGGGACAACATGTTGGCCATCACCGGAGACGGGCGGAAGGTCGCCTTGGATCCTCGGTTGGTCGGATTAGACGCGGACGCTGACGGTGGTCGCGCCGCGAGTGTGGCAGAGCAGATCATCGACCTACACGAGCGCACCAAGCACACCCAGTACCTCACCGAGACCGGGGACCTCGCCCCCACCCCTGGTGGGTTACAGATCGTGTTCTGTGACCAGTCCACGCCCCGGGATGAGTGGAACCTGTACGACGCGATCCGGGACCAGCTCACCCAGCGCGGCATGGACCCTGAAACAATACGGTTCATCCACGACGCTGAGACAGATCAAGCACGCCAGGACCTGTTCTCAGCGTGTCGAGAGGGGCAGGTCTCGGTGCTTGTTGGCTCCACCGGGAAAATGGGCACGGGCACTAATATCCAGCAGCGCGCGGTGGGACTGCATCACGTGGATTGCCCGTGGCGCCCGGCAGATCTAGAGCAGCGTGAGGGCCGGATCATCCGGCAGGGCAACCAGAACGAGACCGTGGAAATCTACTCATACGCCACGGAGAACACTTTCGATGTGGCGTCCTGGGACATGATCGCCCGCAAGGCACGGTTCATTGGACAGATGAAGCGCGGAGCTCTAGCCGGACGCGAGATGGAGGACGCGGTCGCTGATCTGGAGTTCAGCGCCTCCCGTGCTGCCTCCGAGTTGTCTGGAGACCCGAGGATCGAGCAACTAGCGGAAATGCAGATGAGAATCGAGCAACTGGTGAGTCTGGAATCTTCCTGGCGCTCGGAACGATCCCAGACGCGCATGCAGCTCCGCACCGCAACGGCCCGGGTCGAGTATCTGGAAGGGTTCATCCCACAACTCGAACGGCTGGCTTCTCAGATCCGAGATACCAGCGGAGACGCGTTCCGGTTCCGCACTACCGAAGGTTGGGTGCTGACCAATCGGGAAGCAGCTGGTGACGTGGTGGCCAAAGCGTTGCGGGCCGAAGCTGTCCGGACAGATCAGCCCGACTTCCTCGACCCGACCGAACCCCGGGTCGTGGGAGAGGTGGGAGGGATCGAGTTAGGGACCGTCCGGCACGCGAACAACGTGTACCTGGTGGCCACCGCATTGCCCGCGGTTCGGCGGACGTGGCCAGTTCCGAAACTGGTGGCCGAGACCCCCTCCGGACGGGGAACCACACAATCGGTGGAGGCGTTCCTGAGCCGGATTGGTGAAGATGTGGCAGAACGCCATACAGAGCAAACGAAGCTGCAGGCGCAGATTCCTCGCACCCAGCAGGCGTTGGAGATGGGGTTTGACCACGCCGATGAGTTGGCTCGGCTTCGGACTGAGAGTGCGGAGCTGCAAGACGAGATGGGAATGAACGAGGACACCGAAACCGGAGCATCGGCTCGGGTGCTGACTGGCCAGGACATTCAGGACAAACTGTTCCTGCGTCACGGTGACGTGCGGGCCGGGGACGTGTGGGCCTATAAGAAGGGGTACTACCGGATCGGAGAGTTCACCACAGAAGACGGACAGAAACGTGTCCTCGGCTGGCCATCAGAAGAGGACAAGCCGGAACGGATCAATGACACGATGGTCAGTGAGTTGATGCTCTCTGCTGACGGAAAGCTGGTGACCAGAGAATTCGAGCAGCTCTCCGAGTTCGAACAGAACGTGATGGATCTGGACACGGGCCACCATCGGCACGAACAGCACCTCTGGGGAGTGGAGAAAGGCACCCGCTTGCGATTCGAAACCGAAGATCACCAGATCAAAGAAGGCGTGCTGGAAGCCAGCGTGATCGTTCTCGATGATGGCACCCGGATGACACAGCGGGACCATGGTCGGGCAGGGACCGGGTATATGGCGCTGAACGTGACTACACCGGAAGAACAACGCGCCGAGCAAGAGGAAGCTGCGCGACGTGAGCGAATGCGCAATCCGCGCCAGTTCTCCCCAGGAGAAGTGTTGGAAGAAGACATCGAGAACTTCGGGTCCGCGGGTGACCTTGTGATGACCGGCGGGGCGATGAGAACCGGACGAGTCGCTGTGTCCCCGGATACCGGGATTGCCCGAGAACAGGGTGGATTCCCGGGCACTGGCGAGTGGAAGACCCGGGCACCGATCATGCTCACCAGTGACGAGAAAAAGAGACTCTTTGGTGCAGAGCAGTTCACCGTGCCGGCCGGAGAATTGAGGGCCGGGGACGTGGTGGTCTCCACTGAAATTGACTCTCAAGCAAAGACGAAAGAGCCCGTCACTCTCACGGACACGGGATTCCCCTTGGGGATGGTCGATCTCGGATACCGGGGAGCCTCGGAATCAGGAAGTGGGAAGAAAAAGGCAACCACGAAGGTCACCGTGCTGGACCGGCCAAGAGCAGGGTGCACGATGGCGGAACTGATGGAACTGGCCGGTCACGACACCACGAAACAGACCACAGCACATGACGTGTTTCAGGCCGATGAGCCAGGACAGTACGTCGTGGTAGAGAGCATTGATGTGAGGGGAGAATCCGTTGCGGGGATTGTGTCCGGTGAGCTGGTTGGCACCACGACGCAAGCAGCCCGAGATTATTCTGGCAGGCAGATTCATCTTGACTTGTTGCAGATCAGGGACATGCAGGGCAACGAACACTCTGTGCTGGCCAGCCCGAGGAACACCGTGCTCGCTACCAATGAGCCCGTGCGATTCAGCCAATTTGAACTCAGTCCGAGCATTGGAGTGACCAGGGACCAAGAAGCACAGCGTTTCATCCCAGAGACCGCGACCGTTACCGGCGAAAACGGCCAACACACCAGAACAAACCCATCCCCCTCCCCCACCACCGAGGTAACAAAGGACAAGGACTGGGCAGTCGAAACGGCAATTCGCTACGGGATGGGGGCCGTGAACTCCATTCCAGAACAAGGTAGCCCAACACTAAGGTGA
- a CDS encoding IS110 family transposase encodes MTSSVLDVYAGVDTHAETHHVAVIDGLGRRLGDAEFPTTVLGYQQLLVFVGEFGTVQRIGVEGTASYGAGLTAYLRAERIRVREVIRPSRAARRQGKSDPIDAYAAARTVAADDDLPIPKLLDGDVERIRVTLRARSSAIKARSTAMVQIKDFLTTAPARVREAYRYLSDEELIEVLAASRPQSDQTLKRVLRRLARRYEYLGEEIDQAVEELEVLTVRVAPELTQARAIGTITAAQLLVTAGANPERVKSKAAFAALCGVSPIPASSGKTQRHRLNRGGDRQANWALHRIVMVRMGNDERTRRYVERRTAEGKGTKDIMRCLKRYVANEVYTLILDPDQVPPSDDLRPLRHQQHLTLTQVADHFDTSPGKISRIERGQSRDDHFTKQYRKYLLQTL; translated from the coding sequence ATGACAAGTTCTGTACTGGATGTATATGCCGGTGTTGATACCCATGCCGAGACCCACCACGTCGCTGTGATTGATGGATTGGGACGTCGGCTCGGAGACGCGGAATTCCCAACCACGGTTCTCGGTTACCAACAACTCTTGGTCTTCGTGGGTGAGTTCGGGACGGTGCAACGTATCGGTGTGGAGGGCACTGCTTCGTATGGGGCTGGACTGACGGCTTATTTGCGGGCTGAGCGGATCAGGGTGCGAGAAGTTATTCGTCCTAGCCGGGCTGCTCGCCGTCAGGGTAAGTCCGATCCCATCGATGCTTATGCTGCGGCCCGGACCGTTGCCGCCGATGATGATCTGCCGATCCCGAAGCTGTTGGACGGAGACGTTGAGCGGATCAGGGTCACACTCAGGGCCCGTAGCAGTGCTATCAAGGCCCGTAGTACGGCCATGGTCCAGATCAAGGACTTCCTCACCACCGCACCAGCCCGGGTACGAGAGGCTTACCGGTACTTGTCTGATGAGGAACTCATCGAGGTACTGGCCGCTAGTCGTCCGCAATCAGATCAGACGCTGAAGCGGGTGTTGCGTCGATTGGCGCGGCGCTATGAATACCTCGGTGAGGAAATTGACCAGGCGGTCGAGGAGCTGGAGGTGCTGACGGTTCGGGTGGCTCCGGAGCTCACTCAGGCTCGAGCGATCGGTACGATCACCGCAGCCCAGTTACTTGTCACTGCCGGGGCTAATCCGGAACGGGTCAAGTCCAAGGCTGCTTTCGCAGCATTGTGTGGTGTGAGTCCGATCCCGGCTTCTTCCGGTAAGACACAGCGTCACCGCCTCAACCGAGGCGGGGATCGGCAAGCGAATTGGGCGTTGCACCGGATCGTGATGGTCAGGATGGGCAACGATGAACGTACTCGTCGCTATGTTGAACGCCGCACCGCTGAGGGAAAGGGAACCAAGGACATCATGCGATGTCTGAAGAGATATGTGGCTAACGAGGTCTACACATTGATTCTTGACCCTGATCAAGTCCCGCCCTCAGACGACCTTCGCCCACTGCGGCATCAGCAACATTTGACCCTGACACAGGTCGCTGATCACTTCGATACTTCGCCGGGGAAGATCTCCCGGATCGAACGCGGCCAAAGCCGAGATGATCACTTCACAAAGCAGTACCGAAAGTACCTCCTACAAACGCTTTGA
- a CDS encoding IS3 family transposase (programmed frameshift), which translates to MSDQKRQRRSFTPEYRIEAANLVIDTGRSIAAVAKEIGVGEQTLGTWVKAEKDRRRAEGEPTGALNEDERAELARLRRENFDLKQDNEFLGKAAGLLRVEASKQEKFELMDSEKAHYAIRRMARLLEVTKSGYYAWKKRRQAGPSKRARAQRNLDGQVAAVHAESDGVYGAPRVAAQLARQGVSVDEKTVAASLRRQGLEGISPRRFRPVTTLPGVATHHIPDLVKRVWDRGELDAVWISDITYLRTWEGFVYLCVIRDGCSRRVLGWAMDARQDSDLVERALRMAHTLREMVPDDVIFHADKGAQYTSAQLHQASVELGLKQSVGRTGVCWDNAMSESFWSSLKTEFFERRVWQTRAEAMREVARWVEVVYNRRRLHSALGMVPPVEFEEKFRAEHSAGRVQEEVSTQAA; encoded by the exons ATGTCAGACCAGAAGCGACAGCGTCGCTCTTTCACCCCGGAATATCGGATCGAGGCGGCGAATCTCGTCATTGACACCGGCAGGTCTATCGCCGCGGTGGCAAAGGAAATCGGAGTCGGTGAACAGACCCTGGGCACCTGGGTCAAAGCCGAGAAAGACCGACGCCGCGCCGAGGGTGAACCCACGGGTGCGTTGAACGAGGACGAACGGGCTGAACTGGCACGGTTGAGGCGGGAGAACTTCGATCTGAAACAGGACAACGAGTTCCTGGGAAAAGCAGCCG GCCTTCTTCGCGTCGAAGCCTCGAAACAAGAGAAATTCGAGCTGATGGACTCGGAGAAGGCCCACTATGCGATTCGCCGGATGGCCAGGCTCCTCGAGGTGACGAAATCTGGGTACTACGCATGGAAGAAACGTCGGCAGGCCGGGCCATCGAAACGCGCGAGAGCGCAACGGAATCTTGACGGGCAAGTCGCAGCGGTTCATGCGGAGTCTGATGGTGTCTATGGGGCACCACGGGTGGCAGCGCAACTGGCTCGACAAGGCGTGAGTGTGGACGAGAAGACGGTCGCGGCTTCGTTGCGCAGGCAGGGCCTTGAAGGCATCAGTCCACGTCGGTTTCGGCCGGTGACGACACTGCCGGGTGTGGCGACTCATCACATTCCGGACCTCGTGAAACGAGTCTGGGACCGAGGTGAGTTGGATGCTGTGTGGATCAGCGATATTACGTATCTGCGCACGTGGGAAGGGTTCGTGTATTTGTGCGTCATCCGCGATGGGTGCTCACGCCGAGTGCTCGGCTGGGCGATGGATGCCAGACAAGATTCTGACCTCGTGGAACGAGCGTTGAGGATGGCTCATACGCTACGAGAAATGGTTCCAGATGACGTCATTTTTCATGCCGACAAAGGAGCGCAGTACACGTCAGCGCAGTTGCATCAGGCCTCTGTGGAGCTGGGGCTCAAGCAGTCGGTAGGCCGGACTGGAGTGTGTTGGGATAATGCGATGTCGGAGTCGTTCTGGTCATCACTGAAGACTGAGTTCTTCGAACGCCGGGTCTGGCAGACTCGGGCTGAGGCGATGCGGGAAGTCGCTCGGTGGGTCGAGGTGGTATATAACCGGCGGCGGTTGCACTCGGCGTTGGGGATGGTCCCGCCGGTGGAGTTTGAGGAGAAGTTCCGGGCCGAGCACAGTGCCGGCCGGGTTCAGGAGGAAGTGTCTACGCAGGCTGCGTGA
- a CDS encoding single-stranded DNA-binding protein yields MANLGKVTVTGNLTDDPKRITTAEGKTFLSFTVAENKRILDRETNEWRDGETTYWDTTVNSQQLGENVESSLSRGNRVVVQGLAKTEPYVTKD; encoded by the coding sequence ATGGCGAATCTGGGCAAAGTGACGGTAACGGGGAATCTAACCGATGACCCCAAGCGAATCACCACGGCCGAGGGAAAAACGTTCCTTTCGTTCACAGTGGCCGAGAACAAGCGGATCCTGGACCGAGAGACGAATGAGTGGCGCGATGGTGAAACCACATATTGGGATACCACGGTCAACAGTCAGCAGCTCGGTGAGAATGTGGAATCCAGCCTGAGTAGGGGCAATCGGGTCGTGGTTCAGGGTTTGGCCAAGACCGAACCATACGTGACAAAGGACTGA
- a CDS encoding ISL3-like element ISPfr2 family transposase, with amino-acid sequence MSDATPPAGFGRPDLTAFARLDGLGLSVTGQRLEPDRAVLACRVVEPDQWCRRCGSEGAARDTVIRRLAHEPLGWRPTVLEFVVRRYRCADCGHVWRQDTSAAAEPRAKLSRTGLRWALEGIVVAHLTVARVAEGLGVAWDTANNAVLAEGKRLLINDPTRFEGVKVVGVDEHVWRHTRRGDKYVTVIIDLTPVRDGAGPARLLDMVDGRSKAAFKTWLADRDDAFRDAVEVVAMDGFTGFKPAAAEEIQDAVTVMDPFHVVRLAGDALDRCRRRVQLAIHGHRGFRDDPLYKSRRTLHTGADLLTDKQSDRLRALFVDDAHVEVEATWGVYQRMIAAYRHEDRQRGRELMEKLITDLSAGVPKVLTELTTLGRTLKKRAADVLVYFERPGTSNGPTEALNGRLEHLRGSALGFRNLTNYIARSLLETGGFRPQLLHPRLG; translated from the coding sequence GTGTCCGACGCTACCCCGCCGGCCGGCTTCGGCCGCCCTGACCTGACCGCCTTCGCTCGACTCGACGGCCTCGGTCTGAGCGTGACCGGACAACGACTTGAACCGGATCGTGCGGTCCTCGCGTGCCGCGTGGTGGAACCAGATCAGTGGTGCCGACGGTGCGGCAGCGAAGGCGCTGCTCGTGACACCGTGATCCGGCGGTTGGCCCACGAGCCGCTGGGCTGGCGACCGACCGTGCTGGAATTTGTAGTGCGCCGCTACCGCTGTGCCGACTGCGGACACGTGTGGCGCCAAGACACCAGCGCCGCGGCGGAGCCACGTGCGAAGCTCTCGCGCACCGGGCTGCGGTGGGCGCTGGAAGGGATCGTGGTCGCACACCTCACCGTCGCCCGTGTCGCCGAGGGACTCGGGGTCGCGTGGGACACCGCCAACAACGCGGTCCTGGCTGAAGGCAAGCGGCTGCTGATCAACGACCCCACGCGGTTTGAGGGCGTGAAGGTCGTTGGCGTCGATGAGCACGTCTGGCGCCACACCAGGCGTGGTGACAAGTACGTTACCGTGATCATCGACCTCACCCCGGTCCGCGATGGCGCCGGCCCAGCAAGACTGCTGGACATGGTCGATGGCCGGTCGAAGGCGGCGTTCAAGACCTGGCTCGCCGACCGCGACGACGCCTTCCGTGACGCGGTCGAGGTGGTCGCGATGGACGGCTTCACCGGGTTCAAGCCCGCCGCTGCAGAGGAGATCCAGGACGCGGTCACGGTGATGGATCCCTTCCACGTCGTGCGCCTGGCCGGTGACGCCCTCGACAGGTGCCGGCGCCGGGTCCAACTCGCGATCCACGGGCACCGTGGGTTCAGGGACGACCCGCTCTACAAGTCGCGGCGCACGCTGCACACCGGCGCGGACCTGCTCACCGACAAGCAGAGCGACAGGCTACGCGCGCTGTTCGTTGATGACGCTCACGTCGAGGTCGAGGCGACCTGGGGTGTCTACCAGCGCATGATCGCCGCCTATCGCCACGAGGACCGGCAACGTGGCCGCGAGCTCATGGAGAAGCTGATCACCGACCTCAGCGCCGGCGTCCCCAAGGTGCTCACCGAGCTCACCACCCTGGGCCGGACCCTGAAGAAGCGAGCCGCTGACGTGCTCGTCTACTTCGAACGACCTGGCACCAGCAACGGGCCGACCGAGGCGCTCAACGGACGGCTCGAACACCTGCGCGGCTCCGCACTCGGGTTCCGCAACCTGACCAACTACATCGCCCGAAGCCTGCTCGAGACCGGCGGCTTCAGACCCCAACTCCTACACCCCCGATTGGGATGA